GGTAACTCGCTACTAAATTATTTAAAACATATCCACCTTTTAAAGTATTTCTTCGACCTTTTAGCTCATATGCTAAAGGATATTCTTCGGCTTCATTATCAGGGATAAACTCAGAATAGCGAAATTCATGACCTCGGATTGTTTCACCTTTAGATAATAAAAAAGAGTCATTAAGTGCTTTTGCTTCTCTGTATCCTAAAGCTACTAATTTAGATTTCATGTGAATTTTTCCTGGAATAATTCCTGACATAGGATAATTATTTCCTTGTAAATCAGTTAAAGAGCGTGTAAGATATATAAACCCTCCACATTCAGCAAGAATAGGTTTCCCTTTTTTATAGAAGTCAATTAAACTATCCATAAATTTTCTGTTTTGTGATAATTCCCTTGCAAACATTTCAGGAAAACCACCACCAAGATATACTCCAGAAACATTTTTGGGTAACTCTTTGTCTTTAAGTGGTGAAATGGGAACCCACTCGACTCCCCTCTCTTGCAACCAGTCAAGGTTATCTTGATAATAAAACGAAAAAACTTTATCATTTGCTATAGCAACTTTCGCTATTTTTTTAAAGTTGCTTTTATTAAAAAAAACTTGTTTTACTTTACTCCAATTTTGATACTTATCAGCTATATGAATTATTTTATCTAAACTTACAGTTTCATTAAAAACTTCAGACAATCTATCTATTTTACTATTTAACTCTTCAGACTCGTCTACTGGAGTTAGTCCTAGATGGCGTTCTGGTATCTCTATTCCAGTTTCTTTTGGGATATAACCTAAAATCTCAATACCTTCCATATTTTTTATTGCTTCACGTAGATAATCATAATGCCCCTTTGAAGAAACTTTATTTAAAATAACACCACAAACATTTACATCTTCATCAAAGGTTTTAAATCCATGTACTACTGCTGCTACACTTCTAGCTTGGCTCTCAGCATTAACCACTAGTATGACAGGAGCAGTAAGCTTTTTAGCAATTTCTGCAGTACTTGCCTTATCAGTATTACCACTTTGTCCATCATATAATCCCATGACCCCTTCAATCACTGATATATCTGAATTTTTTGAACCTCGTTGAAAAATTTCTTTCATAGTGTTAGATGTCATCATCCAGGTATCTAGGTTTCTAGAAGCACGGCCTGTAATAAATGTATGAAAGCCAGGATCTATGTAATCAGGTCCGACTTTAAAACCTTGGACTTGGAATTTTCTTTTCATAAGTGACTTCATAAGCGCCATTGTAACAGTAGTCTTCCCACTACCACTAGTCGTACCTGCTATTACTACTCTAGGTATATGCATATAGTTCACCTACCATAAATTTTATTTTTCTGTTATTATTTTATCAGAGTTTAATGCTAGAGCAAGGTTGGTGAGATAAATGAGTGAACAAAACAGAGGGCTGATTTTTTTATACACTGGTTCAGGAAAAGGAAAAACCACTGCTGCTATAGGCCTGTGTTTTAGAGCTTTAGGACATGGTTCTAAAAGTTGTATTATACAATTCGTTAAAGGTAAAGAAAATACTGGTGAAGTTTTAGCTCTTGAGTATGTAAAAGGACAGATTGATATAATACCTATGGGGCAAGGTTTAATTAGAAATAATCCAACACCAACAGATATTGAAATGGCTAATAAAGCTTTAGAAAAGGCTAAAGAGCTCATCTTTAATTCGGACTACGAAATCATAGTATTAGATGAAATTAATATAGCACTTAAAAAAGAACTGATAGATATTAATCTGGTAAGTAAATTAATTAACAAAAAACCTATAAATAAGCATATTGTTCTAACAGGTAGATATGCCCCTTCACAACTATTTGATTTATGTGATACTGTAACTATATTCGAAGAAAAAAAACACCATTTTAAAAAAGGATGTATAGCTAGAAAAACTATCGAGTTTTAATCATGCTTTATTTTTTAGGAGGTAATTTTATGGAAAAGAAATTAGTTAGAACAGAATCAGATAAGATGATTGCTGGTGTATGTGGTGGGTTTGCAGAATATTTTGATATTGACTCTACTATTGTAAGGTTAATCTTTGTATTAATAGGATTATTATCCTTTGCTATACCAATTGTACTATTTTATATCATATCTTATTTTGTCATTCCTCAAGAAAATGACTTTAGATAAAAGGGAGGTAACATAACCTCCCTTTTTCTAATTATCTAAAATATCTCTAAAATAATCAGTTTTGTAAATAAGATTCGATACATCTAGAGTGTCTTCTGCTTGTGCTATCAATTCTTCATCATTTTCAACCTCTACCTCTTTCCCAGTTTCTAGATCATAGAATGTCCTTGTTTTTGAGTAATAATAAATATCATCTTTAATAAAAGATCCTTCCTTTAAAATAACCTCATCTTCACCTGTATTTAAAATATCTCTACCCATTGCATAAGGGTTTTCAATTCCTAATAAGTTACCTACTGTAGGCATAATATCAATCATTCCTGCTTGCTCGTCAATAACTTTACTATTTAAACCTCCACTTGGATCATGGATCATAAAAGGGACCTTATGAATCCCCACTCTCTCAACAGGATCATGAATATTTACACTAAAAAAATCATTTAGTTCTTCATAATCTCTTTCATTATAATTAAATGCTGCATGATCACCATATATTGCTATTAAAGTATCTTCTAATAATCCCTTTTCTTCCATCTCATCATAGAATTTACCTATAGCGGCATCCGTATAATGAATAGACTCAATATAATCTCCGACTATTGTATCCTTATAAGGATCAACATTAATTTCATCATAGCTTTCTAAATAATTAAATGGATGATGACTTGTAAGTGTAATAATAAATGCATTAAAAGGATTCTCTAGTTCTTCTAAATATGGTACACTTTGTTCTAAAAATGTTTTATCTCCTAACAAATCGTTGTGCATTTCATCTTCTTTATAATGTTCTCTACTAAAGAACTTTTCAAAGCCTATATTAGGGTAAGCTTCATCACGATTATAAAAATCTCCATAATGGCCATGTAAAGCCGCTGTTTCATAACCTTCTTTTTTTAGAGCATGGGGCCAAGAATGAAATTTATTATCAGGGTAGCGCATATAAACACTAACATTATCTAGTGGATATTGAGATAAGTTAACTAATACCTCTGCATCAGCTGTTGCCATTTCTACCTGATCATAAACATTTTCAAAATAGATACTTTCATTAAATATTTCGTTTAAATTAGGAGTTATTTCCTGACCGTTTATTTCTTTATTAATTACAATTTCTTGAAGTGCTTCTACTTGTAAAACTATCAAGTTTTTATTTTCCATCTCGGCAGTTAATCTACCTTCACTAATAGCTTTGTTTGCAAACCATTGTTCAATTTGTTGAACATTTCTTATGTCTTCTTTTTGTCTTTCTTCAACTAATGGTGCAGAAGTTGCAGCTTCTTTAGCATAGTACATAAATAGTCCTGATTCTTTTAATTGAATATTTTGATGATGTTCTAAATTACCAGTATATATACTCATAATTGGTGTCCATAAAAGTATCGTTACTGAGATTACAATAACTGCTTTCATCGGAGGAGATACCTTGCTTTTTTCATTAATTTCATTGTAATGTTGTTTACTAAAAATATAAATTAAAATTGGTATATCTAAGAGCCAAAATATCTCTCCTAAACGGATGGTAGAATATAATGCTTGAAACATAGATAATCCCTCAGTAGAATGTGAAACTGTATCTAATGAAATATAGCTATGAAAGAACTGATTGTATAAACGATTGGCAATTATTATAAAAGATAAAGAAAAATTTATAAGGATACTATAGATAATTTGTTTTTTACGTGTCTTAAATAGAAGTGTAGGTGTTAATAGCACAAATATTATACTTAAGTTTGAAACAATAAAAATCACAATTGTTAGTAACCGCCAATCCCAATCCGTTTCTGGAGCTTTTATACCAATTGAAAAAAAGACTATCTTTAAAAATGAAATCAATGCGATTGTTAAAACAATCTTGTGTCTATCGTAGTTTATTGCTATTAGTTTATTTAATAACTTTTTTATATCCATTACTCCCCTCCTATAACCTTTTCTTTTGTAATTTTAATATATTTATTGTTAGTTATAAAGAGTATTTAAATAGTAAATCCAACCCTCTGTTCGTATCTTAGGATTTTCTGGTGGTTCTACTAATGTTGGAAGTTTACTTGTCGTATATCTCATACTATAACATAGAGCCATAATCGCACAAAGAGCAGCATCATAACTATGACTTCTTTCATATAAATCATCTGGAAGTAATGATTTAATGAATTCTATCTGATATGATAAGTTTAAATCATTCAAAATAGTTTTAAATATTGCAGGATAAACTTCAATAATTTCCCTATAATTATCTTGAATTTCAAATGGATGTATTACAAAACTATTTTCATAACACCATTTTTTACAATGTACCATAGCAACTGTATAATTATTACCTAATCGATCAAATGTTGCTGACAATGGTTTCTTTCCTAAAACTTTATAGATATGCCTATCTGTAAACCGATATGCAAGTGGATTTTCTATTTCTCTATCAGGTCTTACAAAGGTAAATTTGTCATTTTGTAAATTAATAAAATCTTCAGGAATACCAAGTGGAGCATCAACACCAATAACTACTTTAGATGCAGATTCTATTTCCTTTTCAAAGCCTGTAATTAAATCATTGAATGATATAAGCGACCTTTTAGGGATTGAAACCTCTTTTAATTTTCCTAACCAATGAAAACTATTATGTTTCCATTTACAAACTGCAATACCGTGGTTTGAACCCATCCAACCACCTACATCCCAACCTATACCTATCATATGTGACAAGATAATCACCCTTAAGTTTTTTTATAAATTATAACAAAAAAAGACCAGGTTGTAAGCCTGGCCAAATCTATAAAAAAAGAGGTACCTCTTTCATCTTAAGTCTCTGATGGAATTATATCGATACTATCTTCAACTTCAAGTTGTACATCCTCTATCCATAAATTAACTAAATCTTTACCATCATACAGTTCAATATCAAGTCCTTCAGCATATTTTCTTGCATTTTCAGTGAATCTAGAAGTTGTTACTATAAATCCACCTTTAGCACCTTTTTTTATCATTTGTGAATGTATGATTGCTATTGGTGTGTAATCAACAGTATTGGTTTCATCAAAACACTTAACCTGCCCTAAATACAATTCTTCACCTTGAAAGTGTTCAATATCAATACCACCGTCACCAGTACTTTCTGTAACTATAGCGTTCCCTCCGTAATGTTTTTCAAATAAATTAGCTACAAACCTTTCAAAATCAAATGGTGTTTCATTTCCTTCATTGTTATTGAACCTATAAATTAGACCTTTTATCAAAGTTCTTTTTAATTCCCTATCATTTTCTTCAATATACTCTAATTTTTCTCTTAACTTTAATGATGAACTATAATATAGGTGAAAACTATATAATCCTGCTACACATACTATAATACCTAATATTAATACGAAAGTATCCAATTTCCTTCCCTCCTTTTGCCTAGTTATTATCTCCATAACTAAAAAAACTATACTTTTTTTAACAAATTCTTTATTATCTATACCATTATAGGGTAAAATAAATAGAAGAAGAACAAAATTTAAGGAGGACTATTATGTGGAAAAAGTATCGCTTTTATATTTTAACTGGTCTATTTATTTTTATCCTTTTGTCAATTCGTCAAATATCAGTCATTCTAACTGATATCCAGTGGTTTAGTAATTTAGGGTTTAGTCAATTATTTTGGCGTCCAATCGGGTTACAATTTGGATTTTCTTTAATCATTTTTTTAGTAGGAGCTAGCTTTATATTTTACAATTTACGAATAGCAAGCAAAAACTTAATAACTTTAGAGGAAGAATCTAGATTTTTTGAAACTAGTTTTGCTCCATATGCAGATTTAGTTCGCTCAATTGGAAAATTAGGTCAGGGGCTAATTGCTATTATTCTAAGCTTTATTTGGACTGGGTCCTTTAGTAATCTATGGCAAGAACTAGTATATTTTTTTGGTGGTACCAGTACTGGTATGAGTGATCCTATTTATAATTTTGATCTATCATTTTACTTATTTAGACTACCTTTATTTCAAAGAATTGTCACTAATCTACTTGGTTTAGTGATCGTAACTACAATTATAATCGGTCTTCTTTATGTAGCTAGAGGTACAATTTCTTTCTATGTGTTAAAACGAGGATTGAATGTAAGTAAAAATAACAGTCTAAAGCATTTGAATCTTTTATTAGGAGTAACCTTTCTTCTGTTATCATTTAATTTCTTTTTATCCTTGTTTGAACTATTATTTTCAGACCAAGGTGTAGTTTTTGGTATGGGGTATACAGACACATATATTTCACGACCTGTTTATATTTTACTAGCAATTTTTGCTTTAGCTAGTTTTCTATTAAGTTTAGCTAATATTAAATGGAAAAAATATAGATGGTCGATCATCTGTTTAATAGGTATAATGGTTCTATCAATTTTAGGTTCAGTTACTGCTTCTGTATTTCAATCAGTATTTGTTTCTCCAAATGAATTAACAAGAGAGGCTCCATTTATTGAACACCACCTAGAAATGACACAAAAAGCTTATGGAATTGATGAAATCTCAGAACAGACCTGGCAGGTAGTAGATGAAGAAACTTCTCCTGAACTTACTTCTGAAGTAAAAGATAATGTTAGGTTATTAGATTATCGGCCACTACGTGATGTATACAGAGAAGAACAGGAATATCGTCGTTATTACCAATTTAATGATGTTGATATGGGGCGTTATACGGTTAATGATACATATCATCAAGTTATGTTATCTGCAAGAGAACTAGATGTAGATCTACTTCCTGAAGGAGCTCAAACATCTGTAAATAGACATCTAAAATACACTCATGGATACGGTCTTGCTATGAGCCCAGTAGGCGATCTTACCCCTAATGGTTTACCAAATTATTTTTTTAGAGATATGCCTATTAAAGATCAAATTGGTATTAGTCTTGATCGTCCTGAGATTTACTTTGGTGAATTAACTAATGATTTTGTGCTAGTTAATAGTGATGAAAGTGAATTTAATTACCCAGGTCAGGAAGACATTGACCATACTTATGAAGGTGAAGACGGTATAAATATGAATCTTATGAACCGAATATTATTTTCACTAAGAAAAGCAAATTCATTCTTATTGTTTTCACAAGAGTACTCAAGTGATAGTCAAATACTTTTTGATAGAAATATCATCGATCGTGTAGAAAAAATTGCTCCATTTTTCAGATATGATAGTGACCCATATC
The DNA window shown above is from Natranaerobius trueperi and carries:
- a CDS encoding cob(I)yrinic acid a,c-diamide adenosyltransferase; this encodes MSEQNRGLIFLYTGSGKGKTTAAIGLCFRALGHGSKSCIIQFVKGKENTGEVLALEYVKGQIDIIPMGQGLIRNNPTPTDIEMANKALEKAKELIFNSDYEIIVLDEINIALKKELIDINLVSKLINKKPINKHIVLTGRYAPSQLFDLCDTVTIFEEKKHHFKKGCIARKTIEF
- a CDS encoding cobyrinate a,c-diamide synthase; amino-acid sequence: MHIPRVVIAGTTSGSGKTTVTMALMKSLMKRKFQVQGFKVGPDYIDPGFHTFITGRASRNLDTWMMTSNTMKEIFQRGSKNSDISVIEGVMGLYDGQSGNTDKASTAEIAKKLTAPVILVVNAESQARSVAAVVHGFKTFDEDVNVCGVILNKVSSKGHYDYLREAIKNMEGIEILGYIPKETGIEIPERHLGLTPVDESEELNSKIDRLSEVFNETVSLDKIIHIADKYQNWSKVKQVFFNKSNFKKIAKVAIANDKVFSFYYQDNLDWLQERGVEWVPISPLKDKELPKNVSGVYLGGGFPEMFARELSQNRKFMDSLIDFYKKGKPILAECGGFIYLTRSLTDLQGNNYPMSGIIPGKIHMKSKLVALGYREAKALNDSFLLSKGETIRGHEFRYSEFIPDNEAEEYPLAYELKGRRNTLKGGYVLNNLVASYLHIHLASNPCAGYKWLDILHQS
- a CDS encoding DUF429 domain-containing protein, with the protein product MSHMIGIGWDVGGWMGSNHGIAVCKWKHNSFHWLGKLKEVSIPKRSLISFNDLITGFEKEIESASKVVIGVDAPLGIPEDFINLQNDKFTFVRPDREIENPLAYRFTDRHIYKVLGKKPLSATFDRLGNNYTVAMVHCKKWCYENSFVIHPFEIQDNYREIIEVYPAIFKTILNDLNLSYQIEFIKSLLPDDLYERSHSYDAALCAIMALCYSMRYTTSKLPTLVEPPENPKIRTEGWIYYLNTLYN
- a CDS encoding UPF0182 family protein translates to MWKKYRFYILTGLFIFILLSIRQISVILTDIQWFSNLGFSQLFWRPIGLQFGFSLIIFLVGASFIFYNLRIASKNLITLEEESRFFETSFAPYADLVRSIGKLGQGLIAIILSFIWTGSFSNLWQELVYFFGGTSTGMSDPIYNFDLSFYLFRLPLFQRIVTNLLGLVIVTTIIIGLLYVARGTISFYVLKRGLNVSKNNSLKHLNLLLGVTFLLLSFNFFLSLFELLFSDQGVVFGMGYTDTYISRPVYILLAIFALASFLLSLANIKWKKYRWSIICLIGIMVLSILGSVTASVFQSVFVSPNELTREAPFIEHHLEMTQKAYGIDEISEQTWQVVDEETSPELTSEVKDNVRLLDYRPLRDVYREEQEYRRYYQFNDVDMGRYTVNDTYHQVMLSARELDVDLLPEGAQTSVNRHLKYTHGYGLAMSPVGDLTPNGLPNYFFRDMPIKDQIGISLDRPEIYFGELTNDFVLVNSDESEFNYPGQEDIDHTYEGEDGINMNLMNRILFSLRKANSFLLFSQEYSSDSQILFDRNIIDRVEKIAPFFRYDSDPYLAVADEKLYWIIDAYVETDNFPYSQPFEDNKNYIENPVKVVIDAYSGSVDFYLVKDDDPFSQALDRFFPELFTDLDQASNELREQFRYPEDLFSAQASILKNYHMEDPVIFYNREDAWDIPTESYRGESITMEPYYATLDLPNSEGPEFVLMIPYTPVERNNMISWLGARNDGENYGELVLYRFPRGEHLRGPQQIESRIDQDDHISQQISLWDTRGSNVIRGNLLVIPLDNGILYIEPLFLQAEESSYPEMRRVIASWQGKVVMTNTIDEALIAFGADPEELDIEDPEDIEEDFEEIPDPELGDVDELVQEALEIYQQADQALRVGEWSEYGKAIEELESILQEMQSQVEQ
- a CDS encoding restriction endonuclease, whose translation is MDTFVLILGIIVCVAGLYSFHLYYSSSLKLREKLEYIEENDRELKRTLIKGLIYRFNNNEGNETPFDFERFVANLFEKHYGGNAIVTESTGDGGIDIEHFQGEELYLGQVKCFDETNTVDYTPIAIIHSQMIKKGAKGGFIVTTSRFTENARKYAEGLDIELYDGKDLVNLWIEDVQLEVEDSIDIIPSET
- a CDS encoding PspC domain-containing protein, with amino-acid sequence MEKKLVRTESDKMIAGVCGGFAEYFDIDSTIVRLIFVLIGLLSFAIPIVLFYIISYFVIPQENDFR
- a CDS encoding LTA synthase family protein — its product is MDIKKLLNKLIAINYDRHKIVLTIALISFLKIVFFSIGIKAPETDWDWRLLTIVIFIVSNLSIIFVLLTPTLLFKTRKKQIIYSILINFSLSFIIIANRLYNQFFHSYISLDTVSHSTEGLSMFQALYSTIRLGEIFWLLDIPILIYIFSKQHYNEINEKSKVSPPMKAVIVISVTILLWTPIMSIYTGNLEHHQNIQLKESGLFMYYAKEAATSAPLVEERQKEDIRNVQQIEQWFANKAISEGRLTAEMENKNLIVLQVEALQEIVINKEINGQEITPNLNEIFNESIYFENVYDQVEMATADAEVLVNLSQYPLDNVSVYMRYPDNKFHSWPHALKKEGYETAALHGHYGDFYNRDEAYPNIGFEKFFSREHYKEDEMHNDLLGDKTFLEQSVPYLEELENPFNAFIITLTSHHPFNYLESYDEINVDPYKDTIVGDYIESIHYTDAAIGKFYDEMEEKGLLEDTLIAIYGDHAAFNYNERDYEELNDFFSVNIHDPVERVGIHKVPFMIHDPSGGLNSKVIDEQAGMIDIMPTVGNLLGIENPYAMGRDILNTGEDEVILKEGSFIKDDIYYYSKTRTFYDLETGKEVEVENDEELIAQAEDTLDVSNLIYKTDYFRDILDN